The following is a genomic window from Candidatus Goldiibacteriota bacterium.
GTAAGGGTGCTTCTAAGGTCGGGGGCGGACGTAAATGCCAAAACATCTTCAAGAAAAACAGCACTGCTTGCCGCCGCGGAAAAAGGGAATCTGGAAATTATAAGGCAGCTTGTAAAAGCCGGAGCTGAAATAAACGGCACGGATTATGACGGCAATACCGCGCTGATAATATCTTCAATCCGCGGTGACACGGATATCTGCAGGGAGCTTATTATTTTAGGGGCTGACCCGAATATAAAAGGCATGGGTAATTACACCGCGCTGATTTTTGCCGTTGAAAATGAACATTATGAAACGGTCAAAGAACTGCTTTCGGCAAAGGCCAGGGTAAACGATGAAAATAACGACGGAGAAAGCCCGATTATAGTGGCGGTAAAAAGGGGCAATATTAAAATGGTAACCCTTCTGCTTAATTATAAAGCCAATGCCAATGCGGCGGATATAAACGGAGCCACCGCCCTTATGATTGCCGCGGAGCGCGCTGACTTAAAGATGGTCAAGGAACTTATAGAGGCGGGAGCGCAGCACAACATCAAAGATATTAAAGGGAATACTATTTTAATAAGGTCCGCTGAAAAAGGGAAAACCGCCATTGTGGAAGAACTTATAAAAAGGAAAGCTTATGTGGACGAACGCGGGTTTGGCACCTATACGGCCCTTCATTTTGCTTCTAAAAACGGCCATGCTAAGATAGCTGAAAAACTTATTTCGGCCGGCGCTAATGTAAACGCGAAGGGTTTTGGAAGATATACCCCGCTTCATTTTGCCGTGGAACACAATCATCCTGAAATTGTGGATATGCTTGTTAATAACGGGGCGTCGCCAAACGCAAAAAATCTTTTTGGCACAACCCCGGTTATGGGCGCGGCTGAAAAAGGTTTCAGGAATATAATGAAAAAACTTATTGACGCGAACGGGGATGTAAACGGAAGGGATGTGCTTTTAAATACAACGTTATTGCTTGCTTCTGAAAAAGGCAGCGTGGAAGCGGTAAGGGACATAATAAAAGCCGGAGCATACGTAAA
Proteins encoded in this region:
- a CDS encoding ankyrin repeat domain-containing protein; amino-acid sequence: MGGLEEQLLSAVFKTSLEEVNMLLSKGANPNAKGFGSYSAISLAIERGSTEIIKALVRAGARVENKESGISELIQAIKKGNMEIASEIIDAKADVNDEDFERNTPLLLAIQADASAEFTEKLIKAGADINAKNMDGNTPLVMAASRENIDIVRVLLRSGADVNAKTSSRKTALLAAAEKGNLEIIRQLVKAGAEINGTDYDGNTALIISSIRGDTDICRELIILGADPNIKGMGNYTALIFAVENEHYETVKELLSAKARVNDENNDGESPIIVAVKRGNIKMVTLLLNYKANANAADINGATALMIAAERADLKMVKELIEAGAQHNIKDIKGNTILIRSAEKGKTAIVEELIKRKAYVDERGFGTYTALHFASKNGHAKIAEKLISAGANVNAKGFGRYTPLHFAVEHNHPEIVDMLVNNGASPNAKNLFGTTPVMGAAEKGFRNIMKKLIDANGDVNGRDVLLNTTLLLASEKGSVEAVRDIIKAGAYVNVSNKYGDTPIINAVRSGNKEIAEELLRAGADPTVKNLENKSAVDLAEGEMAAVFHKKN